The following are from one region of the Pygocentrus nattereri isolate fPygNat1 chromosome 20, fPygNat1.pri, whole genome shotgun sequence genome:
- the pgam5 gene encoding serine/threonine-protein phosphatase PGAM5, mitochondrial isoform X2, translated as MALRRAAGVVFGLAGGSAVLVWAEWRGSLREDGGGSWRTKAPITAALSALHAAQPPAGLSGHSYGSAWDTNWDKRDPSFMLNSRKKEVSGEENSSETENNNKPRATRHIFLIRHSQYNLNGNGDRERILTPLGREQAELVGQRLASLGLKYDVMVHSSMARAIETATIISKHLPGVELVSCDLLREGAPIEPIPPVTHWKPEAVYHEDGARIEAAFRRYIHRADPKQKEDSYEIIVCHANVIRYFVCRALQFPPEGWLRMGLNNGSITWLTIRPSGRVALRALGDSGFMPPDKLTRS; from the exons ATGGCGCTCCGCAGGGCCGCCGGGGTGGTGTTCGGTCTGGCCGGCGGGTCGGCAGTTCTGGTCTGGGCTGAATGGAGAGGGTCTTTGAGGGAGGACGGCGGGGGAAGCTGGCGGACTAAAGCCCCCATCACAGCCGCTCTGAGCGCGCTGCACGCCGCACAGCCGCCCGCGGGCCTCTCGGGACACAGTTACGGCTCCGCCTGGGACACCAACTGGGACAA GAGGGACCCGTCCTTCATGCTGAACTCCAGGAAGAAAGAAGTCAGCGGAGAGGAGAACAGCTCCGAAACGGAGAACAACAACAAACCCAGAGCCACTCGCCACATCTTCCTCATCAGGCACTCGCAGTACAACCTGAACGGGAACGGAGACCGAGAGAGAATCCTGACGCCTTTAG GCCGTGAGCAGGCGGAGCTGGTGGGTCAGCGGCTGGCGTCTCTGGGGCTGAAATATGATGTGATGGTCCACTCATCTATGGCCAGAGCCATCGAGACTGCGACGATCATCAGCAAGCATCTGCCAG GAGTGGAGCTGGTGAGCTGTGATTTGCTGAGAGAAGGTGCCCCCATAGAGCCCATCCCACCTGTGACTCATTGGAAACCGGAGGCTGTG TACCACGAGGACGGCGCGCGCATTGAGGCTGCGTTCCGGCGCTACATCCACCGAGCCGACCCCAAGCAGAAGGAGGACAGCTACGAGATCATCGTCTGTCACGCTAACGTCATCCGTTATTTTgtctgcag aGCTCTGCAGTTCCCCCCGGAGGGCTGGCTGCGGATGGGCCTGAATAACGGCAGCATCACGTGGCTGACGATCCGTCCGAGCGGCCGAGTGGCTCTGCGAGCGCTGGGAGACTCCGGATTCATGCCTCCGGACAAACTCACCCGCAGCTGA
- the pgam5 gene encoding serine/threonine-protein phosphatase PGAM5, mitochondrial isoform X1, with the protein MALRRAAGVVFGLAGGSAVLVWAEWRGSLREDGGGSWRTKAPITAALSALHAAQPPAGLSGHSYGSAWDTNWDKRDPSFMLNSRKKEVSGEENSSETENNNKPRATRHIFLIRHSQYNLNGNGDRERILTPLGREQAELVGQRLASLGLKYDVMVHSSMARAIETATIISKHLPGVELVSCDLLREGAPIEPIPPVTHWKPEAVQYHEDGARIEAAFRRYIHRADPKQKEDSYEIIVCHANVIRYFVCRALQFPPEGWLRMGLNNGSITWLTIRPSGRVALRALGDSGFMPPDKLTRS; encoded by the exons ATGGCGCTCCGCAGGGCCGCCGGGGTGGTGTTCGGTCTGGCCGGCGGGTCGGCAGTTCTGGTCTGGGCTGAATGGAGAGGGTCTTTGAGGGAGGACGGCGGGGGAAGCTGGCGGACTAAAGCCCCCATCACAGCCGCTCTGAGCGCGCTGCACGCCGCACAGCCGCCCGCGGGCCTCTCGGGACACAGTTACGGCTCCGCCTGGGACACCAACTGGGACAA GAGGGACCCGTCCTTCATGCTGAACTCCAGGAAGAAAGAAGTCAGCGGAGAGGAGAACAGCTCCGAAACGGAGAACAACAACAAACCCAGAGCCACTCGCCACATCTTCCTCATCAGGCACTCGCAGTACAACCTGAACGGGAACGGAGACCGAGAGAGAATCCTGACGCCTTTAG GCCGTGAGCAGGCGGAGCTGGTGGGTCAGCGGCTGGCGTCTCTGGGGCTGAAATATGATGTGATGGTCCACTCATCTATGGCCAGAGCCATCGAGACTGCGACGATCATCAGCAAGCATCTGCCAG GAGTGGAGCTGGTGAGCTGTGATTTGCTGAGAGAAGGTGCCCCCATAGAGCCCATCCCACCTGTGACTCATTGGAAACCGGAGGCTGTG CAGTACCACGAGGACGGCGCGCGCATTGAGGCTGCGTTCCGGCGCTACATCCACCGAGCCGACCCCAAGCAGAAGGAGGACAGCTACGAGATCATCGTCTGTCACGCTAACGTCATCCGTTATTTTgtctgcag aGCTCTGCAGTTCCCCCCGGAGGGCTGGCTGCGGATGGGCCTGAATAACGGCAGCATCACGTGGCTGACGATCCGTCCGAGCGGCCGAGTGGCTCTGCGAGCGCTGGGAGACTCCGGATTCATGCCTCCGGACAAACTCACCCGCAGCTGA
- the poli gene encoding DNA polymerase iota isoform X1, giving the protein MNLHEAQKPIHFGLARERPLASENPRRHCRAGALWCYSPPRQQVSVLRRVRRATEGEAEWDALDSGGVDRAEEDGQRVILHFDLDCFYAQVEMIRNPALRTKPLGVQQKYIVVTCNYVARERGVNKLMGVKEALEKCPDLVLVKGEDLVHYREISYRVTELLMSYCPLVERLGFDENFMDVTEMVDKRMKETNISDLSFVGHIYGHEASAVGVREHSRLAVGSVIAAELREALRSRLELTSCAGVANSKLLAKLVSGAFKPNQQTTLLPQSRGTLMDSLSGPCKVPGIGYRTGARLKALGVLSVRDLQMFPLRELIRVFGEANGKRLQSLACGTDLSPVTPAGPPQSLSDEDSFKKISTVSEVESKVKDLLSSLCERMRKDGRLPQTLRLTLRRATTDTLSRWFSRESRQCPIPKHTAHRIRTGCSEAVPQLVSIAMKLFHRVVDVSGSFHLTLLNVCFSNLQNKTPSRTSISSFFTHSAATAAHTLTRGQETEADVSLCEDSSGFTQPDDTQNSKEFMHTPLSTSSSSSSSLLSQNSLPQPVGAKSSTFPKRPAPKHSGLDARDSGMASIPEEKCSRLPPHVDPDVFQALPEHIQMELMASFQAGASVPEGSMERRPSGPAEQPGEPIQFHINQQETPQHAQLALNQSSWVVHNDDLSAGDAPNDDLGMEGQRSPDSRAAESRPLAQTSRPDVPPNVDPLVFSQLPSDMQTELLAEWKQRKPALKTSSRRAAKPSPKHTAARGRRAAAKGSPDNSLLRYFRPQREENATGPQRYC; this is encoded by the exons ATGAACCTACACGAGGCGCAG aaacccattcattttggacttgctcgggagcgccctctagcgtctgAGAACCCCAGAAGACACTGCAGAGCGGGAGCTCTCTGGTGCTACTCACCACCTCGCCAGCAGGTGTCAGTACTGCGCCGAGTGCGGCGGGCcaca GAGGGAGAGGCCGAGTGGGACGCGCTGGACTCCG GTGGAGTGGACCGAGCTGAGGAGGACGGTCAGAGAGTCATCCTTCACTTTGATTTGGACTGCTTCTACGCTCAGGTGGAGATGATCCGAAACCCAGCCCTGCGCACCAAACCCCTAG GAGTTCAGCAGAAGTACATCGTCGTGACGTGTAACTACGTGGCGCGGGAGCGAGGAGTGAATAAGCTGATGGGGGTGAAGGAGGCTCTGGAGAAGTGCCCTGACCTGGTGCTGGTGAAGGGCGAGGACCTCGTGCACTACAGAGAAATCTCATACAGAGTCACAG agCTGCTGATGTCGTACTGCCCCCTGGTGGAGCGGCTGGGATTCGACGAAAACTTTATGGACGTTACAGAGATGGTGGACAAGCGGATGAAAGAGACGAACATCTCCGATCTCTCCTTTGTGGGACACATCTACGGACACGAGG CCTCAGCCGTGGGGGTCCGGGAGCACTCCAGGCTGGCTGTGGGGTCAGTAATAGCGGCTGAACTGCGGGAGGCGCTGCGGAGCAGGCTGGAGTTGACTAGCTGTGCCGGCGTCGCTAACAGCAAACTCCTGGCCAAGCTGGTGTCTGGAGCTTTCAAACCAAACCAGCAGACCACGCTGCTGCCCCAGAGCAGGGGGACGCTGATGGACAGCCTGAGTGGACCCTGCAAAGTGCCTG GAATCGGCTACAGGACGGGGGCGAGGCTGAAGGCTCTGGGTGTGCTCAGTGTGAGAGACCTGCAGATGTTTCCTCTCAGAGAGCTGATCCGGGTGTTCGGAGAAGCAAACGGCAAACGCCTTCAGAGCCTCGCCTGCGGCACAGACCTTTCACCAGTGACCCCTGCGGGACCGCCGCAG TCCCTGAGCGACGAGGACTCCTTTAAGAAAATCTCCACGGTGAGTGAAGTGGAGAGTAAAGTGAAGGATCTGCTGAGCAGCCTGTGTGAGAG GATGCGTAAGGATGGCCGGCTGCCTCAGACTCTAAGACTGACCCTCAGACGGGCCACTACGGACACTCTGAGCCGCTGGTTCAGCCGAGAGAGCCGACAGTGCCCGATACCCAAACACACCGCACACAGGATTAGAACAG GCTGCAGTGAGGCGGTGCCCCAGCTGGTTTCCATAGCGATGAAGCTGTTCCACAGAGTGGTGGACGTCAGCGGGTCGTTCCACCTGACGCTGCTGAACGTCTGTTTCAGTAACCTGCAGAACAAAACGCCCAGCAGGACCTCCATCAGCTCCTTCTTCACCCACAGCGCTGCTactgcagcacacacactcacacggggacag GAAACCGAGGCAGATGTCAGTTTGTGTGAGGATTCGTCCGGCTTCACTCAGCCTGACGACACTCAGAACAGTAAAGAATTCATGCACACGCCCCTCTcgacttcatcatcatcatcgtcatcattatTGAGCCAGAATTCACTGCCACAGCCAGTCGGGGCCAAATCCTCCACATTTCCCAAGCGACCAGCTCCAAAACACTCAGGATTGGACGCGAGAGATTCCGGGATGGCTAGCATCCCGGAGGAGAAGTGTTCTAGACTGCCTCCTCACGTTGACCCAGACGTCTTTCAGGCTCTTCCAGAACACATCCAGATGGAGCTCATGGCGAGCTTCCAGGCTGGAGCCTCTGTTCCGGAAGGTTCTATGGAAAGGCGGCCCTCGGGTCCTGCTGAACAGCCTGGGGAGCCGATACAGTTTCACATAAATCAGCAAGAAACACCACAACACGCCCAGCTAGCCCTGAATCAGAGCAGCTGGGTGGTCCACAATGATGATCTCAGCGCAGGGGATGCCCCAAACGATGACCTCGGAATGGAAGGTCAAAGGTCGCCggacagcagagctgctgagagTCGCCCACTTGCCCAAACCAGCCGCCCTGACGTTCCTCCCAACGTAGACCCGCTGGTCTTCTCCCAGCTTCCCTCAGACATGCAGACAGAGCTGCTAGCAGAGTGGAAGCAGCGCAAACCTGCGCTAAAAACATCGTCCAGACGGGCAGCCAAGCCCTCGCCCAAACACACGGCGGCCCGAGGCCGCAGAGCTGCGGCCAAAGGCTCCCCTGACAACAGCCTGCTGAGGTACTTCAGACCCCAGCGAGAGGAAAACGCCACCGGTCCCCAGCGCTACTGCTAG
- the poli gene encoding DNA polymerase iota isoform X3, with the protein MNLHEAQKPIHFGLARERPLASENPRRHCRAGALWCYSPPRQQVSVLRRVRRATEGEAEWDALDSGGVDRAEEDGQRVILHFDLDCFYAQVEMIRNPALRTKPLELLMSYCPLVERLGFDENFMDVTEMVDKRMKETNISDLSFVGHIYGHEASAVGVREHSRLAVGSVIAAELREALRSRLELTSCAGVANSKLLAKLVSGAFKPNQQTTLLPQSRGTLMDSLSGPCKVPGIGYRTGARLKALGVLSVRDLQMFPLRELIRVFGEANGKRLQSLACGTDLSPVTPAGPPQSLSDEDSFKKISTVSEVESKVKDLLSSLCERMRKDGRLPQTLRLTLRRATTDTLSRWFSRESRQCPIPKHTAHRIRTGCSEAVPQLVSIAMKLFHRVVDVSGSFHLTLLNVCFSNLQNKTPSRTSISSFFTHSAATAAHTLTRGQETEADVSLCEDSSGFTQPDDTQNSKEFMHTPLSTSSSSSSSLLSQNSLPQPVGAKSSTFPKRPAPKHSGLDARDSGMASIPEEKCSRLPPHVDPDVFQALPEHIQMELMASFQAGASVPEGSMERRPSGPAEQPGEPIQFHINQQETPQHAQLALNQSSWVVHNDDLSAGDAPNDDLGMEGQRSPDSRAAESRPLAQTSRPDVPPNVDPLVFSQLPSDMQTELLAEWKQRKPALKTSSRRAAKPSPKHTAARGRRAAAKGSPDNSLLRYFRPQREENATGPQRYC; encoded by the exons ATGAACCTACACGAGGCGCAG aaacccattcattttggacttgctcgggagcgccctctagcgtctgAGAACCCCAGAAGACACTGCAGAGCGGGAGCTCTCTGGTGCTACTCACCACCTCGCCAGCAGGTGTCAGTACTGCGCCGAGTGCGGCGGGCcaca GAGGGAGAGGCCGAGTGGGACGCGCTGGACTCCG GTGGAGTGGACCGAGCTGAGGAGGACGGTCAGAGAGTCATCCTTCACTTTGATTTGGACTGCTTCTACGCTCAGGTGGAGATGATCCGAAACCCAGCCCTGCGCACCAAACCCCTAG agCTGCTGATGTCGTACTGCCCCCTGGTGGAGCGGCTGGGATTCGACGAAAACTTTATGGACGTTACAGAGATGGTGGACAAGCGGATGAAAGAGACGAACATCTCCGATCTCTCCTTTGTGGGACACATCTACGGACACGAGG CCTCAGCCGTGGGGGTCCGGGAGCACTCCAGGCTGGCTGTGGGGTCAGTAATAGCGGCTGAACTGCGGGAGGCGCTGCGGAGCAGGCTGGAGTTGACTAGCTGTGCCGGCGTCGCTAACAGCAAACTCCTGGCCAAGCTGGTGTCTGGAGCTTTCAAACCAAACCAGCAGACCACGCTGCTGCCCCAGAGCAGGGGGACGCTGATGGACAGCCTGAGTGGACCCTGCAAAGTGCCTG GAATCGGCTACAGGACGGGGGCGAGGCTGAAGGCTCTGGGTGTGCTCAGTGTGAGAGACCTGCAGATGTTTCCTCTCAGAGAGCTGATCCGGGTGTTCGGAGAAGCAAACGGCAAACGCCTTCAGAGCCTCGCCTGCGGCACAGACCTTTCACCAGTGACCCCTGCGGGACCGCCGCAG TCCCTGAGCGACGAGGACTCCTTTAAGAAAATCTCCACGGTGAGTGAAGTGGAGAGTAAAGTGAAGGATCTGCTGAGCAGCCTGTGTGAGAG GATGCGTAAGGATGGCCGGCTGCCTCAGACTCTAAGACTGACCCTCAGACGGGCCACTACGGACACTCTGAGCCGCTGGTTCAGCCGAGAGAGCCGACAGTGCCCGATACCCAAACACACCGCACACAGGATTAGAACAG GCTGCAGTGAGGCGGTGCCCCAGCTGGTTTCCATAGCGATGAAGCTGTTCCACAGAGTGGTGGACGTCAGCGGGTCGTTCCACCTGACGCTGCTGAACGTCTGTTTCAGTAACCTGCAGAACAAAACGCCCAGCAGGACCTCCATCAGCTCCTTCTTCACCCACAGCGCTGCTactgcagcacacacactcacacggggacag GAAACCGAGGCAGATGTCAGTTTGTGTGAGGATTCGTCCGGCTTCACTCAGCCTGACGACACTCAGAACAGTAAAGAATTCATGCACACGCCCCTCTcgacttcatcatcatcatcgtcatcattatTGAGCCAGAATTCACTGCCACAGCCAGTCGGGGCCAAATCCTCCACATTTCCCAAGCGACCAGCTCCAAAACACTCAGGATTGGACGCGAGAGATTCCGGGATGGCTAGCATCCCGGAGGAGAAGTGTTCTAGACTGCCTCCTCACGTTGACCCAGACGTCTTTCAGGCTCTTCCAGAACACATCCAGATGGAGCTCATGGCGAGCTTCCAGGCTGGAGCCTCTGTTCCGGAAGGTTCTATGGAAAGGCGGCCCTCGGGTCCTGCTGAACAGCCTGGGGAGCCGATACAGTTTCACATAAATCAGCAAGAAACACCACAACACGCCCAGCTAGCCCTGAATCAGAGCAGCTGGGTGGTCCACAATGATGATCTCAGCGCAGGGGATGCCCCAAACGATGACCTCGGAATGGAAGGTCAAAGGTCGCCggacagcagagctgctgagagTCGCCCACTTGCCCAAACCAGCCGCCCTGACGTTCCTCCCAACGTAGACCCGCTGGTCTTCTCCCAGCTTCCCTCAGACATGCAGACAGAGCTGCTAGCAGAGTGGAAGCAGCGCAAACCTGCGCTAAAAACATCGTCCAGACGGGCAGCCAAGCCCTCGCCCAAACACACGGCGGCCCGAGGCCGCAGAGCTGCGGCCAAAGGCTCCCCTGACAACAGCCTGCTGAGGTACTTCAGACCCCAGCGAGAGGAAAACGCCACCGGTCCCCAGCGCTACTGCTAG
- the poli gene encoding DNA polymerase iota isoform X2, with the protein MDPVEEGEAEWDALDSGGVDRAEEDGQRVILHFDLDCFYAQVEMIRNPALRTKPLGVQQKYIVVTCNYVARERGVNKLMGVKEALEKCPDLVLVKGEDLVHYREISYRVTELLMSYCPLVERLGFDENFMDVTEMVDKRMKETNISDLSFVGHIYGHEASAVGVREHSRLAVGSVIAAELREALRSRLELTSCAGVANSKLLAKLVSGAFKPNQQTTLLPQSRGTLMDSLSGPCKVPGIGYRTGARLKALGVLSVRDLQMFPLRELIRVFGEANGKRLQSLACGTDLSPVTPAGPPQSLSDEDSFKKISTVSEVESKVKDLLSSLCERMRKDGRLPQTLRLTLRRATTDTLSRWFSRESRQCPIPKHTAHRIRTGCSEAVPQLVSIAMKLFHRVVDVSGSFHLTLLNVCFSNLQNKTPSRTSISSFFTHSAATAAHTLTRGQETEADVSLCEDSSGFTQPDDTQNSKEFMHTPLSTSSSSSSSLLSQNSLPQPVGAKSSTFPKRPAPKHSGLDARDSGMASIPEEKCSRLPPHVDPDVFQALPEHIQMELMASFQAGASVPEGSMERRPSGPAEQPGEPIQFHINQQETPQHAQLALNQSSWVVHNDDLSAGDAPNDDLGMEGQRSPDSRAAESRPLAQTSRPDVPPNVDPLVFSQLPSDMQTELLAEWKQRKPALKTSSRRAAKPSPKHTAARGRRAAAKGSPDNSLLRYFRPQREENATGPQRYC; encoded by the exons ATGGACCCCGTTGAGGAGGGAGAGGCCGAGTGGGACGCGCTGGACTCCG GTGGAGTGGACCGAGCTGAGGAGGACGGTCAGAGAGTCATCCTTCACTTTGATTTGGACTGCTTCTACGCTCAGGTGGAGATGATCCGAAACCCAGCCCTGCGCACCAAACCCCTAG GAGTTCAGCAGAAGTACATCGTCGTGACGTGTAACTACGTGGCGCGGGAGCGAGGAGTGAATAAGCTGATGGGGGTGAAGGAGGCTCTGGAGAAGTGCCCTGACCTGGTGCTGGTGAAGGGCGAGGACCTCGTGCACTACAGAGAAATCTCATACAGAGTCACAG agCTGCTGATGTCGTACTGCCCCCTGGTGGAGCGGCTGGGATTCGACGAAAACTTTATGGACGTTACAGAGATGGTGGACAAGCGGATGAAAGAGACGAACATCTCCGATCTCTCCTTTGTGGGACACATCTACGGACACGAGG CCTCAGCCGTGGGGGTCCGGGAGCACTCCAGGCTGGCTGTGGGGTCAGTAATAGCGGCTGAACTGCGGGAGGCGCTGCGGAGCAGGCTGGAGTTGACTAGCTGTGCCGGCGTCGCTAACAGCAAACTCCTGGCCAAGCTGGTGTCTGGAGCTTTCAAACCAAACCAGCAGACCACGCTGCTGCCCCAGAGCAGGGGGACGCTGATGGACAGCCTGAGTGGACCCTGCAAAGTGCCTG GAATCGGCTACAGGACGGGGGCGAGGCTGAAGGCTCTGGGTGTGCTCAGTGTGAGAGACCTGCAGATGTTTCCTCTCAGAGAGCTGATCCGGGTGTTCGGAGAAGCAAACGGCAAACGCCTTCAGAGCCTCGCCTGCGGCACAGACCTTTCACCAGTGACCCCTGCGGGACCGCCGCAG TCCCTGAGCGACGAGGACTCCTTTAAGAAAATCTCCACGGTGAGTGAAGTGGAGAGTAAAGTGAAGGATCTGCTGAGCAGCCTGTGTGAGAG GATGCGTAAGGATGGCCGGCTGCCTCAGACTCTAAGACTGACCCTCAGACGGGCCACTACGGACACTCTGAGCCGCTGGTTCAGCCGAGAGAGCCGACAGTGCCCGATACCCAAACACACCGCACACAGGATTAGAACAG GCTGCAGTGAGGCGGTGCCCCAGCTGGTTTCCATAGCGATGAAGCTGTTCCACAGAGTGGTGGACGTCAGCGGGTCGTTCCACCTGACGCTGCTGAACGTCTGTTTCAGTAACCTGCAGAACAAAACGCCCAGCAGGACCTCCATCAGCTCCTTCTTCACCCACAGCGCTGCTactgcagcacacacactcacacggggacag GAAACCGAGGCAGATGTCAGTTTGTGTGAGGATTCGTCCGGCTTCACTCAGCCTGACGACACTCAGAACAGTAAAGAATTCATGCACACGCCCCTCTcgacttcatcatcatcatcgtcatcattatTGAGCCAGAATTCACTGCCACAGCCAGTCGGGGCCAAATCCTCCACATTTCCCAAGCGACCAGCTCCAAAACACTCAGGATTGGACGCGAGAGATTCCGGGATGGCTAGCATCCCGGAGGAGAAGTGTTCTAGACTGCCTCCTCACGTTGACCCAGACGTCTTTCAGGCTCTTCCAGAACACATCCAGATGGAGCTCATGGCGAGCTTCCAGGCTGGAGCCTCTGTTCCGGAAGGTTCTATGGAAAGGCGGCCCTCGGGTCCTGCTGAACAGCCTGGGGAGCCGATACAGTTTCACATAAATCAGCAAGAAACACCACAACACGCCCAGCTAGCCCTGAATCAGAGCAGCTGGGTGGTCCACAATGATGATCTCAGCGCAGGGGATGCCCCAAACGATGACCTCGGAATGGAAGGTCAAAGGTCGCCggacagcagagctgctgagagTCGCCCACTTGCCCAAACCAGCCGCCCTGACGTTCCTCCCAACGTAGACCCGCTGGTCTTCTCCCAGCTTCCCTCAGACATGCAGACAGAGCTGCTAGCAGAGTGGAAGCAGCGCAAACCTGCGCTAAAAACATCGTCCAGACGGGCAGCCAAGCCCTCGCCCAAACACACGGCGGCCCGAGGCCGCAGAGCTGCGGCCAAAGGCTCCCCTGACAACAGCCTGCTGAGGTACTTCAGACCCCAGCGAGAGGAAAACGCCACCGGTCCCCAGCGCTACTGCTAG
- the poli gene encoding DNA polymerase iota isoform X4, with protein MIRNPALRTKPLGVQQKYIVVTCNYVARERGVNKLMGVKEALEKCPDLVLVKGEDLVHYREISYRVTELLMSYCPLVERLGFDENFMDVTEMVDKRMKETNISDLSFVGHIYGHEASAVGVREHSRLAVGSVIAAELREALRSRLELTSCAGVANSKLLAKLVSGAFKPNQQTTLLPQSRGTLMDSLSGPCKVPGIGYRTGARLKALGVLSVRDLQMFPLRELIRVFGEANGKRLQSLACGTDLSPVTPAGPPQSLSDEDSFKKISTVSEVESKVKDLLSSLCERMRKDGRLPQTLRLTLRRATTDTLSRWFSRESRQCPIPKHTAHRIRTGCSEAVPQLVSIAMKLFHRVVDVSGSFHLTLLNVCFSNLQNKTPSRTSISSFFTHSAATAAHTLTRGQETEADVSLCEDSSGFTQPDDTQNSKEFMHTPLSTSSSSSSSLLSQNSLPQPVGAKSSTFPKRPAPKHSGLDARDSGMASIPEEKCSRLPPHVDPDVFQALPEHIQMELMASFQAGASVPEGSMERRPSGPAEQPGEPIQFHINQQETPQHAQLALNQSSWVVHNDDLSAGDAPNDDLGMEGQRSPDSRAAESRPLAQTSRPDVPPNVDPLVFSQLPSDMQTELLAEWKQRKPALKTSSRRAAKPSPKHTAARGRRAAAKGSPDNSLLRYFRPQREENATGPQRYC; from the exons ATGATCCGAAACCCAGCCCTGCGCACCAAACCCCTAG GAGTTCAGCAGAAGTACATCGTCGTGACGTGTAACTACGTGGCGCGGGAGCGAGGAGTGAATAAGCTGATGGGGGTGAAGGAGGCTCTGGAGAAGTGCCCTGACCTGGTGCTGGTGAAGGGCGAGGACCTCGTGCACTACAGAGAAATCTCATACAGAGTCACAG agCTGCTGATGTCGTACTGCCCCCTGGTGGAGCGGCTGGGATTCGACGAAAACTTTATGGACGTTACAGAGATGGTGGACAAGCGGATGAAAGAGACGAACATCTCCGATCTCTCCTTTGTGGGACACATCTACGGACACGAGG CCTCAGCCGTGGGGGTCCGGGAGCACTCCAGGCTGGCTGTGGGGTCAGTAATAGCGGCTGAACTGCGGGAGGCGCTGCGGAGCAGGCTGGAGTTGACTAGCTGTGCCGGCGTCGCTAACAGCAAACTCCTGGCCAAGCTGGTGTCTGGAGCTTTCAAACCAAACCAGCAGACCACGCTGCTGCCCCAGAGCAGGGGGACGCTGATGGACAGCCTGAGTGGACCCTGCAAAGTGCCTG GAATCGGCTACAGGACGGGGGCGAGGCTGAAGGCTCTGGGTGTGCTCAGTGTGAGAGACCTGCAGATGTTTCCTCTCAGAGAGCTGATCCGGGTGTTCGGAGAAGCAAACGGCAAACGCCTTCAGAGCCTCGCCTGCGGCACAGACCTTTCACCAGTGACCCCTGCGGGACCGCCGCAG TCCCTGAGCGACGAGGACTCCTTTAAGAAAATCTCCACGGTGAGTGAAGTGGAGAGTAAAGTGAAGGATCTGCTGAGCAGCCTGTGTGAGAG GATGCGTAAGGATGGCCGGCTGCCTCAGACTCTAAGACTGACCCTCAGACGGGCCACTACGGACACTCTGAGCCGCTGGTTCAGCCGAGAGAGCCGACAGTGCCCGATACCCAAACACACCGCACACAGGATTAGAACAG GCTGCAGTGAGGCGGTGCCCCAGCTGGTTTCCATAGCGATGAAGCTGTTCCACAGAGTGGTGGACGTCAGCGGGTCGTTCCACCTGACGCTGCTGAACGTCTGTTTCAGTAACCTGCAGAACAAAACGCCCAGCAGGACCTCCATCAGCTCCTTCTTCACCCACAGCGCTGCTactgcagcacacacactcacacggggacag GAAACCGAGGCAGATGTCAGTTTGTGTGAGGATTCGTCCGGCTTCACTCAGCCTGACGACACTCAGAACAGTAAAGAATTCATGCACACGCCCCTCTcgacttcatcatcatcatcgtcatcattatTGAGCCAGAATTCACTGCCACAGCCAGTCGGGGCCAAATCCTCCACATTTCCCAAGCGACCAGCTCCAAAACACTCAGGATTGGACGCGAGAGATTCCGGGATGGCTAGCATCCCGGAGGAGAAGTGTTCTAGACTGCCTCCTCACGTTGACCCAGACGTCTTTCAGGCTCTTCCAGAACACATCCAGATGGAGCTCATGGCGAGCTTCCAGGCTGGAGCCTCTGTTCCGGAAGGTTCTATGGAAAGGCGGCCCTCGGGTCCTGCTGAACAGCCTGGGGAGCCGATACAGTTTCACATAAATCAGCAAGAAACACCACAACACGCCCAGCTAGCCCTGAATCAGAGCAGCTGGGTGGTCCACAATGATGATCTCAGCGCAGGGGATGCCCCAAACGATGACCTCGGAATGGAAGGTCAAAGGTCGCCggacagcagagctgctgagagTCGCCCACTTGCCCAAACCAGCCGCCCTGACGTTCCTCCCAACGTAGACCCGCTGGTCTTCTCCCAGCTTCCCTCAGACATGCAGACAGAGCTGCTAGCAGAGTGGAAGCAGCGCAAACCTGCGCTAAAAACATCGTCCAGACGGGCAGCCAAGCCCTCGCCCAAACACACGGCGGCCCGAGGCCGCAGAGCTGCGGCCAAAGGCTCCCCTGACAACAGCCTGCTGAGGTACTTCAGACCCCAGCGAGAGGAAAACGCCACCGGTCCCCAGCGCTACTGCTAG